TACGGTACTGCGACGCATCACAAAACACCGCCCCCAGCGCCTGCACAGGAATACTTGCCAGTTCGTGCGTCATTACGGCGTATTCTTTACCGTCCGTCAGCCTGACGACGGGGACAAGGCGATCCGGTCGGCGGCCTGCTGGGTACTTTTCAACAGGGAGCAACGGGATCACTATCCGGCGATTCAACTGTCCAATAATATCGCTCGTGACATCAAGCAACAGCGGGTAAACGGCGCTTTTCCCGGTATTACCGTATACGGTGAATTGCATGGTTAAAACGTCCTGTATTCATCACTGAAACAGCCGTGTTCATCATGAAAACGATTTAATGCGTCGATGGCCTCCCTGTTCTCTTCCTGCCATTTTTTCGCTTCATGACGGCGAAGCTCTGCATCCAGAGCGGCTGTCAGGGTAGCACTCAGGTTAATGCCCGCTTCACGCGCCCGGAGCAGTAAGGCACGCTCGACCGTCATGGTCACGCTCTGCGTGTTACGTTGTTTCGCGGTCATGATTGCTCTCCTGCATGAGATACGTGTGCATTACACGGCACAATACACTTATCATAACACCAAAAATAGGCCCAGCTACCGTTGCCGTCCTGCAAACGTCACCGTCAGCCTTCATATCTGAGCCGTCGTTTACAGCAATCACCGGTGTACAAATGCCGTTTGCAGGATGCCCGGAAAATTCTCAGGGAAATTGAAAATGCCCTCACCCAGCCGGCCCTGATATCAAGTTAACGCCGCCTTCCTTTGCGGCGTCTTGTGCTTCAACTCACACGGTAATCGTCAAGATAGTTGGTACTCCCGGTTGATTCAGGCTGCCTGTTTTTTCCGTTCCAGATTCAGCATGACTGCGCCTGTTGGCCGCTAGTTCCTCGTCCTGCCAGACCAGCGTTCTGGCCGTTGCGCTTTTGCCTTTTGGTACACCTCATCCCGATTTTTCAGCAACACACCGTCTTCTCTACGATGTCGCTGACCCGGCGTCACATACCTGATACCGCTATGTCTATGCGTTTCGTTATACCACTGGGCAAAACCCTCTACCCATTCACGCGCCTCATCCAATGTTCCGAACCCCGATGACGGCCACTGCGGGACATATTTCAGCGTTCTGAACAGCGATTCCACATAAGCGTTGTCGTTACTGACTCTCGGACGGCTGTGAGAGGGCGTTATGGCCAGCTCGTGTAGCTTCATTTGCAACGTCTGTGATTTCATCGCCGC
This sequence is a window from Dickeya aquatica. Protein-coding genes within it:
- a CDS encoding type II toxin-antitoxin system CcdA family antitoxin is translated as MTAKQRNTQSVTMTVERALLLRAREAGINLSATLTAALDAELRRHEAKKWQEENREAIDALNRFHDEHGCFSDEYRTF
- a CDS encoding CcdB family protein, yielding MQFTVYGNTGKSAVYPLLLDVTSDIIGQLNRRIVIPLLPVEKYPAGRRPDRLVPVVRLTDGKEYAVMTHELASIPVQALGAVFCDASQYRTQVKAAIDFLIDGF